GCACAAATTACGTTGTTCCTTTAAACGTTGCTTATATTGCCGCGTATGTTAAACAGAAATATCCAAACGAAGTAGACATTACAATTTTTAAATACCCAAAAGACATGGAGGATGCATTGTGTAATAATCCTCCAGACGTTTTAGGTTTAAGTCACTATAGTTGGAACGCTATGCTTGATGTTCTTTTCATTAAAATGGCTAAGCGATTAAATCCAAATGTAATAACTGTAATGGGCGGTCCAAATATCAGAACAGATCTTCGTGGCATCCAAACTTATCTTTCAACACATGCAGAGCTTGATTATTATATTTTACACGAAGGAGAAGAACCCTTCGCTAATCTTGTGGGTGAAATAATCAGTGGTAATTCCAGGGCTAGTGTCCCGGGATGTGCTTCAATCCAAGCAAATCAATTGGTTTTTACTCCCATACCTGCCTCCGGCAAATCAAAGGAGATTGATTTGCCCAGCCCATATCTGTCGGGGTGGCTGGACAGATTTTTGGCAGATGCCAACATGATGCCGTTGCTCGAGACTAATCGAGGTTGTCCCTTCGGATGTGTTTATTGTGCATGGGGGATATCAGCGCTTTCCAAAGTGCGGCAACGTTCAATCGAAGTCGTATTAAAAGAGATCGAATATGTAGCAGAAAAATGTGTTGGTCAAGTTGCATGGACTTTCTGCGACGCCAATTTTGGTATTTTGCCAAGGGACATAGATATCGCCAAAAAAGTTCGTGAGATTACAGATACATATGGGTATCCCATTGATGTTACCCTATGGCACTCGAAAAATGCAAGTGCCCGCACCCTTGAGATAGCGGAAATTCTTGACAATAAACGTGGTTATATTGCTATCCAATCCGCGGATCCAGTTGTTCTCAGGAATTCAGGCAGAGGGCAGTGCAATTTCAGTCAGTATACGGAACAGATTAATTTTTACAAAAACAAGAACCTGAATGTAATTACCGACATATTGATTGGACTTCCCGGAGAGGGCCCGCAAAGTCATCTGAATACTCTCATGTCTGCCTTTGATATGGGATTTGACTTAATCTATCCTTACAACATTCGCATGCTTCCCGGCACAAAATATGAAACTGATGAATATCGTAAGGAATATGGAGTAACAACGAAGTATCGTCCTATTTTGGGGGCTTATGGTATCTTCGACGAACAGATTGTGTTTGAGATTGAGGAATCAGTTCGGGCGACAAAAGATATGACAGAAGAGCAACTTGATGAATTTAAAGTTTTTCATTGGCTTATTTACTTTATCTGGAATATGGGTTATTTCAAACCTGTACTTAAACTTGGTCAGAGGTGCGGCGTAAATCCAGGCAGGGTGCTATTAGCGATTACTCAAAGCAAGAATCTAATTCTAAAGAAATTTTTTGACCGAATGAAAGCCGAGTCCATGGATGAGTGGTTTGATACGCCACAGGAGATGGTTCGGTTTTATAAAGTACGAGCGAACTTTGACAGCATGGTTAGGAACTTTAGAAAGCTAAATTTTCTATACCTAGCACTGGCGTATCAGGATACAAGGATTATTGAGGCGTTACGGGAGGAAATTTTAGAAATTCTCAGGACGGAATTGGAAGATGAAGCCAAAAAGAATCTGGATAAATTGGCTGACCTTTCGGACAAAATTATTTGTAAAGAACTTCTCGATGGGGAATTTATAACGCATGCCAGCTATCCTTCCGGTATTATCTCGACAGTAATCGGCAATTTGAGCCTTGAGAATGAAGGAAAC
This Phycisphaerae bacterium DNA region includes the following protein-coding sequences:
- a CDS encoding radical SAM protein, whose product is MLKIYLGDLVYDTVSTNYVVPLNVAYIAAYVKQKYPNEVDITIFKYPKDMEDALCNNPPDVLGLSHYSWNAMLDVLFIKMAKRLNPNVITVMGGPNIRTDLRGIQTYLSTHAELDYYILHEGEEPFANLVGEIISGNSRASVPGCASIQANQLVFTPIPASGKSKEIDLPSPYLSGWLDRFLADANMMPLLETNRGCPFGCVYCAWGISALSKVRQRSIEVVLKEIEYVAEKCVGQVAWTFCDANFGILPRDIDIAKKVREITDTYGYPIDVTLWHSKNASARTLEIAEILDNKRGYIAIQSADPVVLRNSGRGQCNFSQYTEQINFYKNKNLNVITDILIGLPGEGPQSHLNTLMSAFDMGFDLIYPYNIRMLPGTKYETDEYRKEYGVTTKYRPILGAYGIFDEQIVFEIEESVRATKDMTEEQLDEFKVFHWLIYFIWNMGYFKPVLKLGQRCGVNPGRVLLAITQSKNLILKKFFDRMKAESMDEWFDTPQEMVRFYKVRANFDSMVRNFRKLNFLYLALAYQDTRIIEALREEILEILRTELEDEAKKNLDKLADLSDKIICKELLDGEFITHASYPSGIISTVIGNLSLENEGNIELEISRPKKHVDFSRYHLIRNGKEDLSLSNIALFFENGGMDTLKNKLRIIKKCSTEYINPVK